A stretch of DNA from Silvanigrella paludirubra:
CCATTCGAGGCGATTATATCCAATTAGAAAAATCTTTTGCCTATACACGCAGAGAACCCATTGGAATTTGTGCAGGTATTGGGGCTTGGAATTATCCATTTCAAATTGCCTGCTGGAAATCAGCTCCCGCATTAGCAAGTGGAAATGTGATGCTTTTTAAACCCTCTGAACTCACCCCAATGTCTGCAAGTCGTCTAGCTGAAATCTATCTTGAAGCAGGAATTCCTGAAGGAGTTTTTCAAGTTATTCAAGGTGGAAAAGAAGTTGGTGAGTATTTATCTTTGCATCCAGAAATAAATAAAATTTCTTTGACAGGGTCTTATGCAACTGGAAAAAAGATTATGGAAAATGCTGCTCACAATTTAAAACAAGTGAGTTTAGAGCTTGGAGGTAAATCTCCTCTTATTATTTTTGATGACTATGATATTGAAAAAGCTGCAGATATCGCTATCCTTGCTAATTTTTATACACAAGGTGAAGTTTGTAGCAACGGAACAAGGGTTTTTGTTCATCATAAAATTAAAAATAAATTTATAGAATGTTTACTTAATAAAGTCTCTAAAATAAAAATAGGAGACCCCTTTGATCATAGCACACAAATGGGCTCTCTCATAAGCAGAGATCATCTTCATAAAGTAATGTCTTACATTGAAAAAGGAATTCAAGAAGGCGCTAAACTTATTTATGGTGGAAAACAACCTGAATGGAGCCCAAGCGAAAGTCATTTCTCTAATGGAAACTTTATTCAACCAACTATTTTTACAG
This window harbors:
- the betB gene encoding betaine-aldehyde dehydrogenase produces the protein MQKTFSNYSPSTGKKICDVEITQNYEIESAIQKAKIGFKIWKNRSGFERAKILSKAAQIIRSRYHELAQLEVIDTGKPIKEALETDIPSSADVLEYYAGVAPTIRGDYIQLEKSFAYTRREPIGICAGIGAWNYPFQIACWKSAPALASGNVMLFKPSELTPMSASRLAEIYLEAGIPEGVFQVIQGGKEVGEYLSLHPEINKISLTGSYATGKKIMENAAHNLKQVSLELGGKSPLIIFDDYDIEKAADIAILANFYTQGEVCSNGTRVFVHHKIKNKFIECLLNKVSKIKIGDPFDHSTQMGSLISRDHLHKVMSYIEKGIQEGAKLIYGGKQPEWSPSESHFSNGNFIQPTIFTDCHDEMTIVKEEIFGPVMSILDFKDEREVIERANHTKYGLGAGVITNDLTRAHRIIENLQAGMCWINNYNISPVEIPFGGFKASGFGKENGLAAIENYTQLKTVYVQME